In one window of Temnothorax longispinosus isolate EJ_2023e chromosome 11, Tlon_JGU_v1, whole genome shotgun sequence DNA:
- the Ecsit gene encoding evolutionarily conserved signaling intermediate in Toll pathway, mitochondrial encodes MSVNMISQIIRNVLASNVTALLRQPLREAVTTGRPLSRAIHTSQERRKKDDKKDDKPSALVLHAFANVEKKEKEAYLDILRQYKSNNEKRRGHVEFIKIALKYMDEFGVNRDLAVYKSLLDVLPKGKFIPHNYYQTLFMHYPKQQFIAIDLLCKMEHNCVMPDLEMQEMLLNIFGQQGLPLKKFWRMMYWMPKFANLNPWPCPRPAPKDPRVLARLAMSKISSVDVQTIITDFKTKDVEDAIEDTWIVSAMSSMQEELLRMQPRDIPIFVEGPYTVWVADQCIDYFVLKGTAKERKNVRENPDDVSNIRIPFWDKKEVALAPTVHEQDDGTYFAMCATGTSTKDSLLSWIRCLQQKNPILTVIPVVFKLMSSTRERLFIDSDESENEIVRVKD; translated from the exons ATGTCGGTCAACATGATCTCGCAGATCATCCGGAACGTTCTCGCGTCAAATGTCACCGCGTTGTTGAGGCAACCGCTGCGCGAGGCTGTTACGACGGGCCGGCCGTTGAGTCGCGCTATTCACACCAGCCAGGAACGGCGTAAGAAGGATGACAAGAAGGACGACAAGCCGTCGGCCCTCGTGCTGCACGCCTTCGCGAACGTtgaaaagaaggagaaggaggcCTATCTGGACATCCTGCGTCAATACAAAAGTAACAACGAAAAGAGACGCGGCCACGTGGAGTTCATTAAGATCGCTCTAAAGTACATGGACGAGTTTGGCGTGAACCGGGACCTGGCTGTGTACAAGTCCCTGCTGGACGTGCTACCCAAGGGCAAGTTTATCCCCCACAACTACTACCAGACATTGTTCATGCACTACCCCAAGCAGCAGTTCATCGCCATCGATCTGCTCTGCAAGATGGAGCACAACTGCGTGATGCCGGACTTGGAGATGCAGGAGATGCTGCTCAACATCTTCGGGCAGCAGGGGCTGCCGTTGAAGAAGTTCTGGAGGATGATGTATTGGATGCCCAAGTTCGCCAATCTGAATCCCTGGCCCTGTCCCAGACCGGCGCCTAAGGATCCGCGGGTGCTCGCCAGACTAGCGATGAGTAAGATCTCCAGCGTGGATGTACAGACCATAATCACAGACTTCAAGACCAAGGATGTGGAGGATGCCATCGAGGATACTTGGATCGTATCCGCAATGAGTAGTATGCAGGAGGAACTGTTACGAATGCAGCCTCGTGATATTCCGATTTTTGTTGAAGGACCTTATACAGTTTGGGTCGCCGATCAATGTATAGATTATTTTGTCCTGAAGGGTACAGCTAAAGAAAGGAAGAACGTTCGCGAAAATCCTGATG aCGTTTCAAATATTAGAATACCTTTCTGGGATAAGAAAGAAGTAGCTCTTGCACCTACGGTTCATGAACAAGACGATGGCACGTACTTTGCAATGTGCGCTACCGGCACATCTACAAAAGACTCTTTGCTGTCCTGGATACGATGTCTACAACAGAAGAATCCCATCTTGACTGTAATTCCGGTAGTGTTCAAATTAATGTCGTCCACAAGGGAACGGTTGTTCATCGATTCTGATGAAAGTGAAAACGAAATAGTGCGAGTGAAGGATTAG
- the LOC139822161 gene encoding DNA-directed RNA polymerase II subunit RPB1-like, protein MATSDSKAPLRTVKRVQFGILSPDEIRRMSVTDGGIRFPETMEGGRPKLGGLMDPRQGSVIDRNSRCQTCAGNMIECPGHFGHINLAKPVFHVGFITKTIKILRCVCFYCSKLLVNPHNSKIKEIVMKTKGQPRKRLAFVYDLCKSKNICEGGDEMDINKENVENQPLMDRKPGHGGCGRYQPNLRRSGLDVTAEWKHVNEDSQEKEIILSAERAWEILKHIKDEESFILGMDPKFARPDWMIVTVLPVPPLSVRPAVIMYGSAKNQDDLTHKLADIIKSNNELLRNEQSGAVAHVISENIKMLQFHVATLVDNDMPGMPRAMQKSGKPLKAIKARLKGKEGRIRGNLMGKRVDFSARTVITPDPNLRIDQIGVPRSIAQNLTFPEIVTPFNIDKLQVLVRRGNSQYPGAKYIVHDNGERIDLRFHPKSSDLHLQCGYRVERHIRDDDLVIFNRQPTLHKMSMMGHRVKVLPWSTFRMNLSCTSPYNADFDGDEMNLHVPQSMETRAEVENIHVTPRQIITPQANKPVMGIVQDTLTAVRKMTKRDVFIEKEQMMNLLMFLPSWNGKMPQPCILKPKPLWTGKQLFTLIIPGNVNMIRTHSTHPDEEDDGPYKWISPGDTKVMVEHGELVMGILCKKTLGTSAGSLLHICMLDLGHEVCGRFYGNIQTVINNWLLLEGHSIGIGDTIADPQTYLEIQKTIKKAKEDVIEVIQKAHNMELEPTPGNTLRQTFENQVNRILNDARDKTGGSAKKSLTEYNNLKAMVVSGSKGSNINISQVIACVGQQNVEGKRIPFGFRKRTLPHFIKDDYGPESRGFVENSYLAGIAPSEFYFHAMGGREGLIDTAVKTAETGYIQRRLIKAMESVMVHYDGTVRNCVGQLIQLRYGEDGLSGETVEFQNLPTIKVSNKAFEKMFKFDSTNVRCLQPIYNESIVREVIAGPGKVRLEREWEQLKRDRAVLREIFPSGESKVVLPCNLQRMIWNVQKIFHINKRAPTDLSPMRVIQGVKNLLEKCIIVAGDDRLSKQANENATLLFQCLVRSTLCTKRVSEEFRLSSEAFEWLIGEIETRFQQAQVSPGEMVGALAAQSLGEPATQMTLNTFHFAGVSSKNVTLGVPRLKEIINISKKPKAPSLTVFLTGAAARDAERAKNVLCRLEHTTLKKVTANTAIYYDPDPQNTVIAEDQEFVNVYYEMPDFDPTKISPWLLRIELDRKRMTDKRLTMEQIAEKINAGFGDDLNCIFNDDNVEKLVLRIRIMNSDDNKFQDTDRETVDKMEDDMFLRCIEANMLSDMTLQGIEAIGKVYMHLPQTDSKKRIVITETGEFRAIAEWLLETDGTSLMKVLSERDVDPVRTFSNDICEIFQVLGIEAVRKSVEKEMNAVLQFYGLYVNYRHLALLCDVMTAKGHLMAITRHGINRQDTGALMRCSFEETVDVLLDAASHAEVDPMRGVSENIIMGQLPRIGTGCFDLLLDAEKCKSGIEIPMAVGAGMMGTAGMFFGSVTGMSSMSPQMTPWMEATPGYGASSMSPALSSGMTPGGACFSPSGTSDASGLSPAYSAYSPQPGSPGSSGPSMSPFPMSPAGTASPSYSPTSPAYLPTSPSMTPSSPNYSPTSPTYSPTSPNYSPTSPSYSPTSPSYSPTSPSYSPTSPNYSPTSPSYSPTSPSYSSTSPSYSPTSPSYSPTSPSYSPTSPSYSPTNPSYSPTSPSYSPTSPSYSPTSPSYSPSSPNYTPASPSYSPTSPSYSPSSPQYSPASPSYSPDSLKYSPTSPSYSPTSPSFAGTSPQYTPASPTYSPTSPTYSPTSPSYSPSSPQHTASGSTRYSPSSPNYSPTSPTYSPTSPQYSPSSTKYSPTSPTYTPTSPSYSPTSPTYSPPVPGYSPTSPTYSPASPAYETDE, encoded by the exons ATGGCGACGTCCGACTCCAAGGCACCTCTGAGGACGGTGAAACGCGTCCAATTCGGCATCCTCTCGCCCGACGAGATC CGTCGTATGTCAGTCACTGATGGCGGCATACGATTTCCGGAAACAATGGAAGGGGGCCGTCCTAAACTGGGTGGCCTCATGGACCCGAGGCAAGGTAGTGTTATCGACAGAAATTCCAGGTGTCAAACTTGTGCTGGGAATATGATAGAATGTCCTGGCCATTTTGGTCATATAAACCTAGCAAAACCAGTATTCCATGTGggatttattacaaaaactaTAAAGATATTGAGATGCGTGTGTTTTTACTGTTCCAAACTGCTCGTCAACCCT cATAATTCAAAGATTAAAGAAATCGTCATGAAGACGAAGGGGCAGCCGCGGAAGAGACTTGCATTCGTTTATGATTTGTgcaaaagcaaaaatatttgtgaagGTGGAGATGAAATGGATATTAACAAGGAGAACGTAGAGAACCAGCCACTGATGGACAGAAAACCGGGTCATGGCGGTTGCGGTAGATATCAACCTAATCTCAGACGATCCGGCTTGGACGTCACTGCAGAGTGGAAGCACGTGAACGAAGACTCGCAAGAAAAGGAGATAATTCTCTCAGCCGAGAGGGCCTGGGAAATCTTGAAACACATTAAAGATGAGGAATCTTTTATCTTAGGCATGGACCCGAAATTTGCCCGTCCGGATTGGATGATAGTCACGGTGTTACCGGTACCGCCGTTGTCCGTCAGACCTGCGGTCATTATGTACGGTTCCGCCAAGAATCAAGACGATCTGACACATAAACTGGCGGACATCATTAAATCGAACAACGAGTTACTACGAAACGAACAGTCCGGCGCGGTGGCACACGTGATCTCTGAGAATATAAAGATGCTACAGTTTCACGTGGCGACGCTCGTCGACAACGACATGCCCGGCATGCCCCGGGCGATGCAGAAGTCGGGCAAACCACTCAAAGCGATCAAAGCTCGGCTGAAAGGAAAGGAGGGTAGGATTCGTGGAAACCTGATGGGTAAACGCGTGGACTTTTCCGCGCGCACTGTTATCACTCCGGATCCCAACTTGCGCATTGATCAAATAGGCGTGCCGCGTAGTATAGCACAAAATTTGACATTCCCCGAAATCGTGACGCCCTTCAACATCGACAAGTTGCAAGTGCTAGTCAGGCGCGGCAATTCGCAATATCCCGgtgcaaaatatatagttCACGACAATGGCGAGAGGATCGATCTGCGTTTCCATCCCAAGTCCTCGGATCTGCATCTGCAATGTGGCTACCGAGTGGAACGACATATCCGCGACGATGATCTTGTGATCTTCAATCGTCAGCCCACTCTTCACAAAATGAGTATGATGGGCCATCGCGTTAAGGTGCTTCCCTGGAGCACATTCCGCATGAATCTAAGCTGTACATCACCGTATAACGCGGATTTCGACGGCGACGAAATGAATCTACACGTTCCACAGTCAATGGAGACCCGCGCGGAGGTAGAGAACATTCACGTGACCCCACGACAGATTATCACCCCACAGGCGAACAAGCCAGTTATGGGAATTGTACAGGATACTCTAACCGCTGTGAGGAAGATGACCAAGCGCGATGTGTTCATCGAGAAGGAGCAAATGATGAATTTACTTATGTTTCTGCCCAGTTGGAACGGCAAGATGCCGCAACCATGTATTTTGAAGCCGAAACCACTATGGACCGGAAAGCAGCTGTTTACCCTTATCATCCCAGGTAACGTGAACATGATACGGACGCATAGCACGCATCCCGACGAGGAGGACGATGGTCCATACAAATGGATCTCGCCGGGTGACACCAAGGTAATGGTAGAACATGGGGAACTCGTGATGGGTATTCTCTGCAAGAAAACTTTGGGTACCTCCGCGGGTTCTTTGCTTCACATCTGTATGCTCGACCTGGGTCACGAGGTATGCGGACGTTTCTACGGCAACATCCAGACCGTCATCAACAATTGGCTATTACTGGAGGGTCACTCGATTGGTATTGGCGACACTATTGCCGATCCGCAGACATATTTGGAAATTCAGAAGACGATCAAGAAGGCCAAAGAAGACGTGATAGAGGTGATCCAAAAAGCACACAACATGGAACTCGAACCTACGCCTGGCAACACGCTTCGTCAGACTTTCGAGAATCAGGTGAACAGGATCCTGAACGACGCTCGAGACAAGACCGGAGGCTCCGCCAAGAAGTCCTTGAcagaatacaataatttaaaggCCATGGTGGTGTCGGGTTCAAAGGGCTCCAACATCAACATTTCTCAAGTCATCGCCTGTGTAGGTCAGCAAAACGTCGAGGGTAAACGAATACCCTTCGGCTTCCGTAAGAGAACACTGCCGCATTTCATCAAGGACGACTATGGGCCAGAGTCCCGTGGCTTTGTTGAGAATTCGTATCTAGCCGGTATCGCGCCGTCGGAGTTCTATTTCCACGCAATGGGTGGTCGTGAGGGTCTTATCGATACCGCCGTAAAAACAGCTGAGACCGGTTACATTCAGCGTCGTTTGATAAAGGCTATGGAGTCGGTCATGGTGCATTACGATGGCACCGTGCGTAATTGCGTCGGTCAGCTGATTCAACTGCGTTACGGAGAGGACGGTCTCAGCGGTGAGACCGTCGAGTTCCAGAATCTACCAACGATCAAGGTGAGCAACAAGGCCTTCGAGAAGATGTTCAAGTTTGATTCGACCAACGTGCGATGTCTACAGCCTATATATAATGAATCCATCGTCCGAGAGGTGATAGCGGGTCCCGGAAAGGTAAGGCTGGAAAGAGAGTGGGAACAGTTGAAAAGAGATCGCGCTGTACTTCGAGAGATCTTTCCAAGCGGCGAATCCAAGGTTGTACTGCCCTGCAATCTGCAAAGGATGATTTGGAACGTACAGAAGATATTCCACATCAATAAGCGAGCGCCGACCGATCTCAGTCCTATGAGGGTGATTCAAGGAGTAAAAAATCTTTTGGAAAAGTGTATCATTGTCGCCGGGGACGATAGACTGAGCAAACAGGCGAACGAGAACGCGACATTACTGTTCCAGTGTTTAGTAAGGTCGACTTTATGTACCAAGCGCGTCTCCGAGGAGTTCAGGCTGTCGAGTGAAGCCTTCGAGTGGCTAATTGGAGAAATCGAGACGAGATTCCAGCAAGCTCAGGTGTCACCCGGTGAGATGGTCGGCGCATTGGCGGCGCAATCTCTCGGCGAGCCTGCCACTCAGATGACCCTGAACACCTTCCACTTTGCCGGTGTATCATCGAAGAACGTGACCCTCGGTGTGCCCAGATTGAAGGAAATCATTAACATCAGCAAGAAACCGAAAGCGCCGTCACTCACAGTGTTCTTGACGGGCGCAGCCGCGCGTGACGCTGAAAGGGCAAAGAACGTTCTCTGCCGGCTGGAGCACACGACGTTGAAAAAGGTGACGGCGAACACGGCGATATACTACGATCCTGATCCGCAGAACACTGTAATCGCGGAGGACCAGGAGTTCGTCAACGTTTACTACGAGATGCCCGACTTTGACCCCACGAAAATATCGCCGTGGTTGCTGCGAATTGAACTGGACAGAAAGCGGATGACTGACAAGAGGCTAACGATGGAGCAGATCGCGGAGAAGATCAACGCCGGCTTCGGCGACGATCTGAACTGCATATTCAATGATGACAATGTCGAGAAGTTGGTGCTACGTATTAGAATAATGAACAGCGACGATAATAAGTTCCAGGACACGGATCGGGAGACTGTAGATAAAATGGAAGACGATATGTTCCTTCGGTGTATCGAAGCCAACATGCTCAGCGACATGACTTTGCAG GGTATTGAAGCTATCGGCAAAGTTTACATGCATCTGCCGCAAACGGATTCCAAGAAACGCATCGTTATCACGGAAACCGGCGAATTCAGGGCCATTGCGGAATGGCTTTTGGAAACCGACGGGACGAGCTTGATGAAGGTGTTGAGCGAGAGAGACGTGGATCCGGTGCGAACGTTTAGTAATGATATCTGCGAGATATTCCAAGTGCTCGGCATCGAAGCCGTGCGAAAGTCGGTAGAGAAGGAGATGAACGCAGTGTTGCAGTTCTATGGTCTTTACGTGAACTACCGACATCTCGCTTTACTTTGCGACGTCATGACAGCGAAAGGTCATCTCATGGCGATAACGCGTCACGGAATCAATAGACAAGATACCGGCGCTTTGATGAG GTGTTCCTTCGAAGAAACGGTTGATGTACTACTGGATGCCGCATCTCACGCAGAAGTAGATCCAATGAGAGGGGTATCCGAGAATATTATAATGGGACAACTTCCTCGGATTGGAACAG GATGCTTTGATCTATTATTGGATGCTGAGAAATGTAAATCTGGTATCGAGATTCCTATGGCAGTTGGCGCAGGAATGATGGGAACGGCGGGAATGTTCTTTGGCAGCGTAACTGGCATGTCCAGCATGAGTCCTCAGATGACTCCTTGGATGGAAGCTACTCCTGGTTATGGTGCATCAAGTATGTCGCCAG CATTGAGCAGCGGTATGACGCCAGGTGGTGCATGCTTTTCACCGTCGGGAACATCAGATGCATCGGGCTTGTCGCCAGCATACTCGGCTTATTCACCGCAACCGGGAAGTCCCGGTAGTTCGGGTCCGAGTATGAGTCCATTCCCGATGTCACCAGCTGGTACAGCGTCACCTAGTTACTCTCCGACATCACCGGCGTATCTGCCCACATCGCCCAGCATGACACCCTCGAGTCCAAATTATTCGCCCACAAGTCCTACGTATTCACCAACCAGCCCGAATTATTCACCGACATCACCAAGCTATTCCCCGACAAGTCCGAGCTATTCGCCCACTTCGCCGAGTTATTCGCCGACGAGTCCAAATTACTCGCCCACTTCTCCGAGTTATTCACCGACGAGTCCAAGTTACTCGTCTACCTCACCGAGCTATTCGCCAACTAGCCCAAGTTATTCGCCCACATCACCGAGCTACTCGCCAACTTCGCCGAGTTATTCCCCGACCAATCCAAGTTACTCGCCCACAAGTCCAAGCTATTCACCCACGAGCCCGAGTTACTCACCAACTTCACCAAGCTATTCACCAAGCTCACCTAACTACACACCTGCTTCACCCTCATATTCGCCGACTTCGCCCAGTTATTCGCCTAGCTCGCCGCAATATTCGCCTGCGAGTCCAAGCTACTCTCCCGACAGTCTTAAATATTCACCGACGAGCCCAAGTTATTCTCCTACCTCGCCATCATTCGCCGGTACATCGCCACAATACACGCCTGCAAGTCCCACGTACTCGCCGACCAGCCCGACATATTCGCCTACAAGCCCATCGTACTCGCCGAGCTCGCCGCAGCACACTGCATCTGGCAGCACCCGGTATTCACCCAGCAGTCCGAATTATTCACCTACCAGCCCGACGTACTCGCCCACAAGTCCGCAGTACTCGCCATCAAGTACCAAATATTCGCCCACGAGTCCCACGTACACACCCACAAGCCCGAGTTATTCTCCGACGAGTCCAACGTACTCGCCGCCCGTACCGGGATACTCGCCCACGAGTCCCACGTACTCACCAGCGTCACCCGCTTACGAGACAGACgagtaa